From the genome of Deltaproteobacteria bacterium, one region includes:
- a CDS encoding DUF1152 domain-containing protein: MVQVPHSLETLLKRGAHALVIGVGGGGGVVGALATARFLEFCGLRFTLGGLPWERFVYDPLPGPRGLLEVRNVRALHPYAWMVNGSTHSHTGVRFTETEMAALYGREVLHIDINGGVAGALSGLEAAITALGIDLVVGIDVGGDSLAYGEEVGLRSPLADAVMLAAFTELEKKGVPTIWGVFGYGSDGELTTYEIERALARVAEAGGLLGATALTPQIVCELEDVIEKVPTEASALPLRCAKGAWGEASIRYDEHTVKLTPLTTLTFYLTPTAVFATVARPARAVTASTSLEEANTVLNALGIKTELDLERERARKLVQENKC, from the coding sequence ATGGTACAGGTTCCTCACTCTCTCGAAACCTTGCTCAAACGCGGCGCCCATGCATTAGTCATTGGCGTGGGAGGCGGTGGAGGCGTCGTCGGCGCACTCGCGACAGCTCGATTCTTGGAGTTCTGCGGGCTACGTTTTACACTAGGCGGATTACCTTGGGAGCGTTTCGTCTATGATCCCCTTCCAGGGCCGCGAGGATTACTAGAAGTGAGGAACGTGCGTGCCCTACATCCATATGCTTGGATGGTAAACGGCTCGACACACTCTCATACCGGGGTGCGGTTTACAGAGACGGAGATGGCCGCCCTGTATGGTAGGGAAGTATTGCACATCGATATCAACGGAGGTGTGGCTGGAGCATTATCCGGCCTCGAAGCCGCCATAACAGCGCTGGGAATAGACCTTGTTGTTGGAATCGATGTCGGTGGCGATTCTCTCGCCTATGGTGAAGAAGTAGGATTGCGTAGCCCATTAGCCGATGCGGTTATGCTTGCTGCATTTACCGAACTAGAGAAAAAAGGAGTGCCGACGATCTGGGGAGTATTCGGTTACGGCAGCGATGGAGAACTGACGACATATGAGATAGAGCGTGCACTCGCTCGCGTTGCAGAGGCAGGTGGACTCCTGGGAGCAACCGCACTGACGCCACAGATCGTCTGCGAGCTTGAAGATGTGATCGAAAAAGTCCCAACCGAAGCGAGCGCTCTTCCACTGCGCTGCGCTAAGGGAGCATGGGGAGAAGCCAGTATCCGCTATGATGAGCATACGGTAAAACTGACCCCGCTCACGACTCTGACCTTCTACCTTACTCCGACGGCGGTTTTCGCAACCGTCGCACGGCCAGCCCGCGCCGTTACTGCAAGCACTTCATTAGAAGAAGCGAACACTGTGCTGAATGCATTAGGAATTAAGACCGAACTTGATCTAGAACGTGAACGTGCCCGCAAGCTTGTGCAAGAAAACAAATGTTGA